A portion of the Stigmatella aurantiaca DW4/3-1 genome contains these proteins:
- a CDS encoding ArsA family ATPase, whose product MSLGAVLRNKRVLVLCGAGGVGKTTTAAALGVAAARAGRKVLVLTIDPARRLAEAMGLPESGSEPTTVAPHILHGSTATGKGQLDVWMLDPGIVFERMVRRLSSTPEAVRIILEHRFYGFLSELVAGIQEYAAAEALDQYIHEGQHELIVLDTPPSRHALDFLDAPGRLARFLDDRVVALFGPQETSGGGLWRRATRLIGNVLGTLFGEPFTTDLRSFIGATSGLFAGIRLRSDRLRERLSSAEATFLLVTSPEAAALEEVRFFQQTLTERGLPCAGYVLNRSWAREESLPSPQDLTRHVPPGDAAARAGVEALERLAQRERVRAQEHRSLLMQLAKNLPKGSVAVAAPEASGELESFEGLARLGESLAAG is encoded by the coding sequence ACGGCGGCGGCGCTGGGCGTGGCCGCGGCGCGGGCGGGGCGCAAGGTGCTGGTGCTCACCATTGATCCGGCGCGGCGGCTCGCGGAGGCCATGGGCCTGCCCGAGAGCGGCTCGGAGCCCACCACCGTGGCCCCCCACATCCTCCACGGGAGCACCGCCACGGGCAAAGGCCAGTTGGACGTGTGGATGCTGGATCCCGGCATCGTCTTCGAGCGCATGGTGCGGCGGCTGTCCTCCACGCCCGAGGCGGTGCGCATCATCCTGGAGCACCGCTTCTACGGCTTCCTCTCGGAGCTGGTGGCCGGCATCCAGGAGTACGCGGCAGCCGAGGCGCTCGATCAATACATCCACGAGGGCCAGCACGAGCTCATCGTGCTGGACACGCCCCCGAGCCGGCACGCGCTGGACTTCCTCGACGCCCCCGGGCGCCTGGCGCGCTTCCTGGATGATCGCGTGGTGGCGCTCTTCGGCCCTCAGGAGACCTCCGGGGGCGGCCTGTGGCGGCGGGCCACGCGGCTCATCGGCAACGTGCTGGGCACCCTGTTCGGCGAGCCCTTCACGACGGACCTGCGCTCCTTCATCGGCGCCACGAGTGGGCTGTTCGCTGGCATCCGCCTGCGCTCGGACCGGCTGCGCGAGCGGCTGTCCTCGGCGGAAGCCACCTTCCTGCTCGTCACCTCGCCCGAGGCGGCGGCGTTGGAAGAGGTGCGCTTCTTCCAGCAGACGTTGACGGAGCGCGGCTTGCCGTGTGCCGGCTACGTGCTCAACCGCAGCTGGGCGCGCGAGGAGTCCCTGCCCTCGCCGCAGGACCTGACGCGCCATGTTCCCCCCGGAGACGCGGCGGCGCGGGCCGGTGTGGAGGCGCTGGAGCGACTGGCACAGCGGGAGCGGGTCCGGGCCCAGGAGCACCGGTCCCTGCTGATGCAGCTCGCGAAGAACCTGCCCAAGGGCTCCGTGGCGGTGGCCGCGCCCGAGGCCAGCGGCGAGTTGGAGAGCTTCGAGGGCCTGGCACGGCTGGGCGAGTCGCTCGCCGCGGGATAA